A single window of Rubripirellula lacrimiformis DNA harbors:
- a CDS encoding TolC family protein, producing MTNLLKLWDASVGAKHVPGTLPGAVLSAEAEPAAHDPVVGATKVHSSPLNAPQIDAPASSNITEATDAQTVEPFPADLVATPETDSLPPLSSLDQAAQLKTQWWTPLVSDPLRDPNTALAIDLDQLFVLTVMYSGRVLAVEQTKWINQARTAQAVSEFDPTVFGSSRYDSTSDPAESTLTTGGPARLEDDIVAGDAGVRGQNSRGVKYNVGQSLGHKNSNSNFFIPNNQGYTRLFANMTHPLLRGRKIDVNRSLVLTAQFQTKGAQASYHESIQQQLIQVSDAYWQLYTERATFLQRSRHLQRATEIANLLHARADHDSSRTQVLRTRAAVADRTADISQSDARIRNLESNLRSLVNAPELTSNRDSEFLPVQPAVVLPVHFDAQIEVAAALGQRPELQRLNSEMDVARTRLRLANDQKKATLNFVSEAYLAGRQGDSDVLGALTDQFTVGRPGYGAGLVYERPMGNRNANASARQAYFQISQLQHLTTETTEKIYTEVESAVRDVAASSKAIDLRRIAREAAAAEADYLLDRWRSLGNDPNLGQIQLNDLLQAQDRLLQEEQNLLQALVQYNRAVLEVQRATGALVSFASLK from the coding sequence ATGACGAACTTGCTAAAGCTATGGGATGCATCGGTGGGTGCGAAACATGTGCCGGGGACACTACCGGGCGCTGTTCTGTCAGCTGAGGCTGAACCGGCTGCTCACGATCCCGTCGTCGGTGCGACCAAAGTCCATTCGTCCCCCCTCAATGCGCCTCAAATCGACGCCCCCGCATCCAGCAACATCACCGAAGCAACCGATGCGCAGACGGTGGAGCCATTTCCCGCGGACCTTGTGGCGACCCCGGAAACCGATTCGCTGCCGCCGCTGAGCAGCCTGGATCAGGCTGCGCAGCTAAAAACACAATGGTGGACGCCATTGGTCAGTGATCCACTTCGCGACCCAAACACCGCACTGGCGATCGATTTGGATCAGCTGTTCGTGTTAACGGTCATGTATTCCGGACGCGTGCTAGCTGTTGAACAAACAAAATGGATCAATCAAGCGCGGACCGCGCAAGCCGTTTCCGAGTTTGACCCGACCGTTTTCGGAAGTTCGCGGTACGATAGCACAAGCGATCCGGCCGAAAGCACGTTGACGACCGGTGGACCCGCTAGGTTGGAAGACGACATCGTCGCTGGCGATGCAGGGGTGCGTGGGCAAAACAGCCGCGGTGTGAAATACAACGTTGGTCAGAGTCTGGGGCATAAAAACAGCAACTCAAACTTCTTCATTCCTAACAATCAGGGTTACACGCGGCTATTCGCCAACATGACCCATCCGTTGCTGCGTGGTCGCAAGATTGACGTCAATCGCAGCCTTGTGCTGACCGCCCAGTTCCAGACCAAGGGCGCTCAGGCATCGTATCATGAATCCATTCAACAGCAATTGATTCAGGTTTCCGACGCATATTGGCAACTGTATACCGAACGAGCCACGTTCTTGCAGCGCAGTCGCCATCTGCAACGCGCCACAGAAATTGCGAACCTGTTGCACGCCCGCGCAGATCACGATTCGTCTCGTACCCAAGTTTTGCGAACACGTGCGGCGGTCGCGGATCGAACGGCGGATATTTCGCAATCGGATGCCAGAATTCGCAACTTGGAATCCAACCTTCGATCACTGGTCAACGCACCCGAGCTGACTTCGAATCGCGATAGCGAATTTTTGCCGGTTCAGCCCGCTGTCGTGTTGCCTGTCCATTTTGATGCCCAGATCGAAGTTGCCGCGGCTCTTGGTCAACGGCCGGAGTTGCAGCGACTGAACAGCGAAATGGATGTTGCCAGGACCCGGTTGCGACTTGCCAACGATCAAAAGAAGGCCACACTGAACTTTGTCAGCGAAGCCTATTTGGCGGGACGGCAAGGCGATTCGGACGTTCTAGGTGCATTGACAGATCAGTTCACCGTGGGCCGACCGGGGTACGGTGCCGGGCTGGTCTATGAACGTCCGATGGGAAACCGAAACGCAAACGCATCCGCGCGCCAGGCGTATTTCCAAATCAGCCAGCTCCAGCACCTGACGACGGAAACGACCGAGAAGATCTACACGGAGGTCGAATCTGCGGTGCGTGACGTGGCGGCTTCGTCAAAAGCGATTGATCTTCGACGAATCGCTCGTGAAGCTGCGGCCGCCGAGGCTGATTATCTGCTGGACCGTTGGCGCTCGCTGGGGAATGATCCGAATCTGGGGCAGATCCAGCTGAACGATCTGCTGCAGGCGCAAGATCGTCTTCTGCAGGAAGAACAGAACCTGCTACAAGCGCTGGTCCAATACAACCGCGCGGTGTTGGAAGTCCAACGTGCTACCGGGGCACTGGTTTCGTTCGCTTCTTTGAAGTAA
- a CDS encoding efflux RND transporter periplasmic adaptor subunit, producing MMTSSTLQQRLIVIMIAFALAGNASVVAQSVTYNESYTIQGFSQPVRLSSVAGATSGIIRQRLVREGDVVLQGEALIQLDPTIHQARLELARIAKDAKGEWQIAKAELASKTSRFERIESLVARNHATSVELLQANEDLTIARASLRRAEDRLAQQLADYNRLLAESEQLCIKAPFDGVVVEFTKQVGEFVGPGESTVCTIADLSELSVEFLVPRLYRSNLKIGSEIEVVFTIINRVVVGKIDYISPFPNGETNTYKVKARVDNSDGSLSAGERCLLREIETKSSKMEPSQAAHDAVRRT from the coding sequence ATGATGACCTCCAGCACCCTCCAGCAACGACTGATCGTGATCATGATCGCGTTTGCGCTGGCAGGGAATGCGTCAGTGGTTGCTCAAAGCGTGACGTATAACGAGAGCTATACGATTCAAGGGTTCAGCCAACCGGTTCGACTGTCTTCGGTCGCAGGCGCGACTTCTGGAATCATACGCCAACGATTGGTTCGTGAAGGGGATGTTGTTCTTCAGGGCGAAGCCTTGATTCAACTGGACCCCACCATCCATCAGGCTCGGCTAGAACTCGCTCGCATCGCCAAGGACGCCAAGGGCGAGTGGCAGATCGCGAAGGCTGAATTGGCATCGAAAACGAGTCGATTTGAGCGAATTGAATCGCTTGTCGCTCGCAACCATGCGACCAGCGTGGAACTGCTGCAAGCGAACGAAGATCTGACGATCGCGCGTGCTAGCCTGCGACGGGCCGAAGACCGCTTGGCACAACAATTGGCTGACTACAACCGCTTGTTGGCCGAATCCGAACAACTGTGTATCAAAGCACCTTTCGACGGCGTTGTGGTTGAATTCACCAAACAGGTTGGCGAGTTTGTGGGGCCGGGTGAGTCCACGGTGTGCACGATTGCAGACCTGTCCGAACTGTCGGTCGAATTTTTGGTTCCCCGCCTGTATCGTTCGAATTTGAAGATCGGGAGCGAGATCGAGGTCGTTTTCACCATCATTAACCGTGTGGTGGTTGGAAAAATTGACTATATCTCTCCGTTCCCGAACGGCGAAACGAATACCTACAAAGTGAAGGCCCGGGTCGACAATTCGGACGGATCCTTGAGCGCCGGCGAGCGCTGTCTACTGCGAGAAATCGAAACCAAAAGTTCCAAGATGGAACCATCCCAGGCGGCTCACGACGCCGTGCGGAGAACCTAG
- a CDS encoding efflux RND transporter periplasmic adaptor subunit, with the protein MDNQSNVGFGDAHPSSSATAPIGSKDASGHSDPANSPSAIPPQFKTLFARQGAGNLVHWRVAAAGNLVRVGGAGAIANDVRDRSHDLALRALQAQTQKCTVLSSPESWLIVAQPLSNHTTDCLTVGFPCELSELSGAATESRLAAVQKLGNSLLFDTLVADRREEAESGDSMPADLLSAGMDLPSGASTNQPSEDGGPTWTTLRKQVTGKVLADLSRRRSDAKFYALAVAGLAGIGMIPWPYTVTCKTVCEPSVRRYVAAPFDARLQRAHAVAGQTVAAGDLLVTLDGGDLRSELAGLRSKSSQAEQRLLAALSAGDHSKAEFERLETEQIKQQIELLQRRQRQLEIRSPIDGVIITGDLERGEGMPLSIGDQLFEVASLERLVAEIAIPESEINHIAEGMQVRIAVDAAPDHDGQSEIAMIHLRNELRGNESVFIAEAELRNQDGKLRPGMNGTTQIAAGRRAAAWILFHRPVDAVRNWIGW; encoded by the coding sequence GTGGACAACCAATCAAACGTTGGATTCGGCGACGCACATCCGTCCTCGTCAGCCACGGCTCCGATCGGTTCCAAGGACGCGTCCGGGCATTCCGATCCAGCGAATTCGCCGAGTGCGATCCCGCCGCAGTTCAAGACCTTGTTCGCTCGCCAAGGCGCCGGCAATCTGGTCCATTGGCGAGTCGCCGCTGCAGGGAATCTGGTGCGTGTCGGTGGTGCCGGGGCAATCGCCAACGATGTCCGCGATCGTTCGCATGACCTGGCGCTGCGTGCGTTGCAAGCCCAGACACAAAAGTGCACCGTGCTTTCATCGCCTGAAAGCTGGTTGATCGTTGCACAACCGCTGTCGAATCACACCACGGATTGTCTGACGGTCGGATTCCCCTGCGAGCTTTCCGAACTGTCGGGGGCAGCAACCGAGTCGCGGCTGGCAGCTGTTCAAAAGTTGGGCAATTCGCTGCTGTTCGACACATTGGTTGCGGATCGCAGAGAAGAAGCAGAGTCGGGCGATTCGATGCCTGCGGATTTGTTGTCGGCAGGGATGGATCTGCCAAGCGGTGCATCCACCAACCAGCCAAGCGAAGACGGTGGGCCAACGTGGACAACGCTTCGCAAACAGGTGACCGGAAAAGTACTCGCCGATCTGTCGCGGCGCAGATCCGATGCAAAGTTCTACGCTTTGGCGGTTGCTGGGCTTGCTGGGATCGGCATGATTCCATGGCCTTACACCGTGACCTGCAAAACCGTTTGTGAACCGTCGGTACGTCGCTACGTGGCGGCTCCCTTCGATGCTCGCCTGCAGCGGGCGCATGCCGTCGCGGGACAGACGGTTGCTGCGGGGGATCTATTGGTCACGTTGGATGGCGGTGACCTGCGAAGCGAATTGGCGGGGCTGCGGTCCAAGTCGTCTCAGGCCGAACAGCGATTGCTGGCGGCTCTTTCGGCTGGCGACCATTCGAAGGCAGAATTCGAGCGGTTGGAAACGGAGCAAATCAAACAGCAGATCGAACTGCTGCAGCGCCGGCAACGGCAGCTTGAAATTCGGTCTCCGATCGACGGGGTGATCATCACCGGCGACTTGGAACGAGGCGAAGGGATGCCGCTGTCCATCGGTGATCAACTTTTCGAAGTCGCCAGTTTGGAACGGTTGGTTGCTGAAATTGCGATTCCGGAATCCGAAATCAACCATATTGCCGAGGGTATGCAGGTCCGCATTGCGGTCGATGCAGCGCCCGATCACGACGGTCAATCTGAGATCGCGATGATTCACTTGCGAAACGAGCTGCGTGGCAACGAAAGCGTGTTCATTGCCGAGGCGGAACTTCGCAATCAAGACGGCAAGTTGCGTCCGGGCATGAACGGCACCACTCAAATCGCCGCTGGCCGCCGCGCGGCCGCTTGGATCTTGTTCCATCGACCGGTCGACGCCGTTCGAAATTGGATCGGTTGGTAA
- a CDS encoding efflux RND transporter periplasmic adaptor subunit, whose product MSFSKPGEFHTQSAPQDATSGDDDAPQELPAHFPLRDDLQFHHRNDGSGRVVLEDPAAGKFFRIGPNEYAFIRFLLETQSAAKALHRCQDAAPDNCLTTDHATQLCKWLAGNGLTQSAPQPQAPSGIAGSPVLRAVSAVFFWKLPLVDPDRYLAKLVGTAGWLFSARAMVVGLLVFAAALVAMTGHWDPFFDSYTNLFSASRWIWLGIAWCVLKAVHETAHGATCKRYGGDVHEAGLAMILLMPIAYVDVTSSWRFDSRWKRFHVTMAGIAAELFLAGVALFVWYWSTSLPVQQIAAEVVLLASVSSLLFNLNPLLKFDGYFALADATGVDNLYTYGQKYARYFGGRYLLGLNATAPQLPSRHAVWIKWYGCSAAAYRVVTVSGLLAGAAMLFEGAGIVVAIGGLGSFVVMPLIGLWKHLANLYQNGTLNPVRLITRVTLLVSACSIGLWVTPADWSWTAPAIVQYDPPAVVRTRSAGFVDHVHIQNGDSVQRGDALVTLRNDELTLRLMDLQKQVAQVENEILAAQWRGNSSEMGDAVTRRDGLAKQVIEQQEQVSSLTLRATTDGKVVSRILAVIEGTYVEEGEEIAVIGREDSKRLKVSISQQDARQANLWRDQPLRIVVAGHPSWNARIERLETRAALTPPDPSLLAMNGGSLTSVHAADGEFELCEPRVNAYLPLDPQRSRALRTGQRASVVIHSNHQTLGQRLTAAIGNAMFQLKF is encoded by the coding sequence ATGTCGTTTTCCAAACCCGGTGAATTCCATACACAATCAGCACCGCAGGACGCGACGTCCGGCGATGATGATGCGCCGCAGGAACTGCCAGCCCATTTTCCACTTCGCGATGATCTGCAATTTCACCATCGCAACGACGGTTCGGGACGAGTCGTATTAGAAGATCCAGCGGCGGGAAAGTTTTTCCGTATCGGCCCCAATGAATATGCCTTCATCCGGTTTTTGTTGGAAACGCAGTCCGCGGCGAAGGCTCTTCATCGATGCCAGGATGCGGCGCCTGATAATTGCTTGACGACGGATCATGCAACTCAACTATGCAAATGGTTAGCCGGTAACGGACTGACCCAATCGGCCCCCCAACCACAAGCTCCGTCGGGGATCGCAGGTTCGCCAGTGTTGCGCGCTGTGTCGGCGGTCTTTTTCTGGAAGTTGCCACTGGTTGACCCCGACCGATACCTGGCGAAACTGGTCGGCACGGCCGGATGGCTGTTTAGCGCCCGAGCGATGGTCGTTGGTCTGCTTGTCTTTGCTGCCGCGTTGGTCGCGATGACGGGACACTGGGACCCGTTTTTTGACAGCTATACGAATCTATTTTCGGCGTCACGTTGGATCTGGTTGGGCATCGCTTGGTGCGTTTTGAAAGCGGTCCACGAAACGGCTCACGGCGCCACCTGCAAACGGTACGGCGGCGATGTGCACGAAGCTGGGTTGGCAATGATCCTGCTGATGCCGATCGCTTATGTGGACGTCACATCCAGTTGGCGTTTCGATTCCCGCTGGAAACGGTTTCATGTGACGATGGCCGGAATCGCTGCAGAGTTGTTCTTGGCCGGTGTCGCGTTGTTTGTTTGGTACTGGTCGACGTCACTGCCGGTCCAGCAAATTGCTGCCGAAGTTGTGTTGCTGGCGTCAGTCAGCTCGCTGCTGTTCAACCTGAATCCGCTGCTGAAGTTTGACGGCTACTTTGCCTTGGCGGATGCCACCGGCGTCGACAACCTGTACACGTATGGCCAAAAGTATGCACGCTACTTCGGTGGCCGCTATCTGCTTGGTCTGAACGCCACAGCACCGCAGCTTCCGTCTCGTCACGCCGTTTGGATCAAATGGTACGGATGTTCGGCGGCTGCCTACCGCGTCGTCACCGTCAGCGGTCTGTTGGCGGGGGCGGCAATGCTGTTCGAAGGTGCCGGAATTGTCGTGGCGATTGGGGGGCTTGGTTCCTTTGTCGTGATGCCGTTGATCGGTCTGTGGAAACACCTGGCAAATTTGTACCAGAACGGCACGCTCAATCCGGTACGACTGATCACGCGGGTCACCTTGCTGGTATCCGCATGCTCGATCGGCCTGTGGGTGACGCCTGCGGATTGGTCGTGGACAGCGCCCGCCATTGTCCAATACGACCCGCCTGCGGTGGTTCGAACGCGATCGGCTGGTTTTGTCGACCATGTCCATATTCAAAACGGCGACTCTGTCCAACGCGGGGATGCGTTGGTGACCCTTCGCAATGACGAACTGACATTGCGGCTGATGGACCTGCAAAAACAGGTCGCCCAGGTGGAGAACGAAATTTTGGCGGCTCAATGGCGAGGAAATTCTTCGGAAATGGGCGACGCCGTGACGCGGCGTGACGGACTGGCAAAACAGGTGATTGAACAACAAGAACAAGTTTCCAGTCTGACGCTGCGGGCGACGACCGACGGCAAAGTCGTTTCACGCATTCTGGCCGTGATCGAAGGAACTTACGTCGAAGAGGGCGAAGAGATCGCCGTGATCGGACGCGAAGATTCGAAGCGGTTGAAGGTGTCGATCAGCCAACAGGACGCACGACAGGCCAACCTTTGGCGCGATCAACCGCTCCGCATCGTGGTCGCCGGGCATCCGTCTTGGAACGCCCGCATTGAACGTTTGGAAACGCGAGCCGCATTGACTCCGCCGGACCCTTCCCTGCTGGCGATGAACGGCGGATCGCTGACGTCGGTGCATGCCGCCGATGGCGAATTTGAACTCTGCGAACCCCGTGTGAATGCTTACCTGCCGTTGGATCCGCAGCGCAGCCGAGCTCTGCGAACCGGTCAGCGAGCCTCTGTGGTTATCCATTCCAACCACCAGACTTTGGGGCAGCGTTTGACGGCGGCGATCGGCAACGCGATGTTCCAACTGAAATTCTGA